In Rosa chinensis cultivar Old Blush chromosome 1, RchiOBHm-V2, whole genome shotgun sequence, a genomic segment contains:
- the LOC112172401 gene encoding late embryogenesis abundant protein At1g64065, with protein MRDEEARRKRTRCLACIAFGVIAQTIIIVLFVVIVMRVKTPKVRLESVGVTTLTTSNSSFKADLNALVTVKNKNFGHYKFDSAKATFSYKGTDIGEGTISKDKAKAKKTKKINVTVSLNSNKITSSDISSGNVTLTAYAKLDGKVHLLNIIKKKKSSELNCTIHVDTKAKAVQVLSCK; from the coding sequence ATGAGGGACGAAGAAGCTCGCCGGAAGAGAACCAGGTGCCTGGCATGCATAGCTTTCGGGGTGATAGCACAGACGATAATCATCGTCCTCTTTGTGGTGATAGTCATGCGCGTCAAGACCCCGAAAGTCCGTTTAGAATCCGTCGGCGTCACCACTCTCACCACAAGCAACTCTTCCTTCAAAGCCGATCTCAACGCGCTTGTCACAGTCAAGAACAAGAACTTTGGCCACTACAAGTTCGACAGCGCCAAGGCGACTTTCAGCTACAAAGGCACTGATATAGGAGAGGGTACCATATCCAAGGACAAAGCCAAGGCGAAGAAGACCAAGAAGATCAATGTGACGGTGTCGTTGAACTCGAACAAGATCACATCGAGTGATATTAGCTCCGGGAATGTGACGTTGACGGCGTACGCTAAGTTGGATGGTAAGGTTCATCTTCTGAACAttatcaagaagaagaaatcttCCGAGTTGAACTGCACAATACATGTGGATACCAAGGCCAAAGCGGTACAAGTTTTGAGTTGCAAGTGA